Proteins from a single region of Candidatus Woesearchaeota archaeon:
- a CDS encoding DNA-binding protein codes for MKHKQANSIFHVIRLEKGEKIIEGILDFCSKNKIKNALFFGLGAISRVELMHYVVDTKEYSSKIIEEPLEIANMTGNVMVMDSKPILHTHITVSDKDMKPYAGHLKEATVAATCEVFLVKLDSEISRKYSEEIGLNLLDI; via the coding sequence ATGAAGCACAAACAGGCAAATAGCATCTTTCATGTTATAAGGCTGGAGAAAGGAGAAAAGATAATTGAGGGCATTCTGGATTTTTGCAGCAAAAATAAGATAAAAAACGCTCTTTTCTTTGGATTGGGGGCAATAAGCAGAGTTGAGCTTATGCATTATGTTGTTGATACAAAGGAGTATTCTTCCAAAATTATAGAAGAGCCGCTGGAGATCGCGAATATGACTGGCAATGTTATGGTCATGGACAGCAAGCCAATACTTCATACGCACATCACAGTTTCTGACAAGGATATGAAGCCTTATGCCGGGCATCTGAAAGAAGCAACAGTTGCAGCAACATGCGAAGTATTCCTTGTAAAGCTGGATTCTGAAATAAGCAGGAAATACAGCGAAGAGATTGGCCTGAATCTTCTTGACATATAA